The Panicum virgatum strain AP13 chromosome 6K, P.virgatum_v5, whole genome shotgun sequence nucleotide sequence CGCggtgcgccgtcgccgtcgacgtgCCCCGCGGCCGCATGGGGTCGATGCAAACGGAGCGGAGAACGGCGAGCAACGGTGATGTGCTGTGGCAAATGAACACAAAATTTGAGTGTGATTGAGCAAAGACCATTTTTTTAGTGTCCATGGGCAAAAGTCACCTTTGAACGGTGCCCTCCACCTAATTTTCCCTTGCCTTTGTGCGTTTCGTCCATCCATCCTCTATTCAGCGACGAGAAAATTGCATTGTGTATTCTTTGATGTACACTTCTCAATAATGTTTTCGAAAGCTCTCTTGAAAGAATCATCTTAAAGCATTCGACAACTATTTCTAAACGGGGTAAAATCTGCccaattttatcaaaattttgTTTAGCTTGCCTGCCTGCCCATGCAAGCTGGCGCCCAGCCCAGCTCTCGAGCCTTCCTCTCCTTCGTCCTTCCCTCCTCCCCGCGGGAAAAGCCAGCCATACAAAACCGCCCCGTTCCTCCTCCCCCCCACTCCGCTCcaaccgccgcgccgcgcgctcgcctcCCCCCTCCGCCTCCGACGGCGCATTCCCCGATCCCCGCCagcgcgcggccgcggtcgcTGTCGCGATCGCGGTCGCGGTCGTGCTCCGACTTCGCCGTCTCCAtgtcgtcgctgtcgtcctcggCGCCCTCGTCGACGCCCTCGGAGCGCGAGGCGCCGCggtccccgcccccgccggcgccgccgctggtgggGGCGCTCATCGAGTCGCTCTCGTTCCGCGGCTGCGGgttcggccgcgccgccgcgtccgcgttCGAGAAGGAGGACCTGCGGGCCCGGGCCGCGTTCCCGcggcgcctccgcgccgccgtgcacgcCGCGATGCGCGCCAGGGACCCCGCCGCGGGGTCCTTCGCGCTCGAGgaccgcgacggcgacggctcgTGCAACCCGTGGTTCGACGCCGCGGCGCACGACAGCGCGCCCGAGTCGCCGCTCGTCGCCTTCGTTAACccgcgcagcggcggccgcctcgGCCCCGTCCTCAAGACCCGCCTCCAGGAGCTCATCGGCGAAGACCAGGTCAAATAACCACCCACCtgcccttctctctctctctctctccccatatTTGTAAGGCGGCCGTTCGTTTCGCGTGCCGTTGCCTGTGACGTCAAAAGATGGCCGGCGTCGCGGGATACGTGGAGCTGCTGTCCCGCTGCGGCGAGGCGCGGGCGATCGCGCGGATCCAGGGCGCGCTGGTCACGTCGGGGCGGATCCGGCAGAGCGCGGAGCTCCACGACGCTCTCATCCGGGCGCTCTCCCGCTCCGCGCGTCCGCACCTCGCGCACCCGCTCTACGCGCACCTCCTCCGCGCGGGCCTCCTCCCCACCCCGCacaccctcccctccctcctcaaGTCGATCGCGCTGTCCCCGGCGGcaccgggcgcggcggcgctggcggtcgCAGTGCACGCCCACGCCGTCAAGCTCGGCCTGGAGCGGTTCCGCCACGTGAGCAACGCACTCATCCTCGTCCACGCCGGCGTCCTCGGCCGGCTCGACGATGGGCTCCTGCTCCTGCGGACAGCTGCTGCCGTGGACGCCGCCTCGTTCAACACCCTCATCTCAGCCTACGCGAGGGCGGGGCGGGTGGCGGACGCCCGGAAGCTGTTCGACGAAATGCCTTCTAGGAATGCTGTGTCTTGGAGCGCTATAGTTAATGGGTATGTGCAGGCTGGGGATGGGATGGAGGCTCTGGAGATGTTTGCGCGGATGCAAGCTGAAGGTGTTTGCCCGGATGACACGGTGCTTGTTGGGGTGCTAGCAGCATGTGCGCAGCACGGGGCACTAGAGCAGGGTAAGTGGGTGCATGGTTACCTGAAGGCTAACGGCACTATGATCACTGTGTTTTTGGGCACTGCTTTGGTTGATATGTATTCCAAATGTGGCGAGGTGCAGCTTGCAATGGACGTATTTGAGACAATGAAGGACAAGAATTTGCTGGCTTGGACTAGTATGATAAAAGGCCTGGCAGTCCATGGTCGAGGATCAGAGGCATTAGCACTCTTCTCCCAGATGGAGAGCTCAGGTGTCAGGCCAGATGATATTGCCTTCATTGGTGCATTGAGTGCATGCACACATGCAGGGTTGGTTAACAAGGGTTGGGAGCTTTTCGATTCCATGGTGATGAAGTATGGCATTAAACCAAAGATTGAGCACTACGGATGCATGGTGGATCTTCTGGCACGAAATGGCTTGCTTGAGGAGGCAAAAGAGATGATTCAGAAAATGCCCATGAAACCAGATGCCCTGATTTGGGGAGCTCTCATGGCTGGTTGTAGATTTCACAAGAATGTGGAGTTGGCTGAGTATGTTGGCAAGCATTGGATTTTGTTGGAACCTGACAAAAGTGGTGCCTATGTACTTCTAGCTAACATTTATGCTGCTTCAGGTAGGCACAATTCTGCGAGGGAAATTAGGAACCTAATGCGTGAAAAGGGAATTGACAAGACACCTGGTTGTAGCACTGTGGAGATTAAAGGAattattcaccaattcattgttGGCGATCTGTCTCATCCACGCATAAAAGATATTTTAACAAAGTGGCATGAGATTGATAGTAGAATTAGGTTAGAGGAGGGGTACATCCCAGATAAGAAGGAAGTTTTGGTTGACATTGAagaagaggagaaggaggaTGCTCTCAGCAGGCACAGTGAGAAGCTGGCAATTGCTTTTGCTTTGATTAGTACTAGTGACAAGATGCCCATTCGGATAGTCAAGAACCTTAGAGTTTGCCATGATTGTCATCATGTCACCAAACTAATATCCAAAGTATATGGGAGAGAAATTATTGTTAGAGATCGAACACGCTTCCATTTGTTCAAAGATGGCAGTTGTTCTTGCAAGGACTATTGGTAACAGATAACAATGTTTGGGAAGATATTGGAACCTGATTCATGAGTATTAGTTAGTCAAAAACTTTTTTTCGTCAAGATTCCTTAGTATCAGGGATCCCCAAGTGGAGGGAATGAGGATAATTAATGGAAAAATTCCTTGCTTCTACTAATCTACACCTGTTGTTATGCTGTTATCAAGTTAACATCCATGGATACAATTGTTCATACTTTACTTAGTGATATCTGAACCTTCAAATACAGTGATTAATCTGCATTGAACTCATGCTATATTCATTTGCGGAAACTAAGGATATTGCCTTTTTAATCGATAATTACAAGTAAGGTAATAAGAGGTGTGAACCTTGTCTATGGATTATATGGAAATGCTACTGGTAGGACCGGGATTTGAAGGCACAGGATAGAGGTTGCTGTTCACGCGGGACTGTAGCACGTGAACAATGCTTGGATTAGTTGGTTTGTTAGGATAGAGATAAGTTAGATTCATACAGTTAGGATATTTGCTTAGGGTTCAAGGTAGTCATCTCTCTAAAAAGATACCCTTGTATCAGTTGAGGTCAAGCACTTTATTTCCGTATGGTGGCAAGACCTCACTGATACATGGGTGTCTCTTTTACAGAGACAACtaacttgacccctaagcaaatATCCAAACTGTATGAATCTAACTTTATCTCTATCCTAACAAACCAACTAATCCAAGCACTGTTTTATCTTGCCCTAGTTCTGTCTACCATATCAGATCCATTGCCACCATTCTTACCCTACTATGGCACTTAGTAAGAGATGAACTGTCCAACATGGGTAGAGATTAAATCTTTGCACTGGGAGATCTAGGTAAATAGAGGCAGTACATTTTCTGGAGACagataaaataaaatttaacTGGGTAGAGCAGTTCATTTTCTTATGCTAGCATAGGAAACATATTATCTGTTTTATACTCAATACATTGTGTGCTAAGGAAATTTAAATTGTTAGGTCTTGAAACTTATGCACATTCATGAATTTTCCTGATGTTTAATGCAAAATATTATCATAGGTATCTTAAGTGCGTTGAAGTTGGTTCAATTCAATAAATTTGTAGGTAACATTACTATTCTGATGCATTATTTTATATAGCACTGCATATTACTATTCTTTGTAGCTAACATTATTGAAACTTGTCAGGTCTGACCATGACAATCTAGATACTGCTTAAATTTTAAAACTGCCACTTTTTGGTTACTGTCTTTGTCACAGGAAGTTGTGGAAACACTCATTTTGTACCTATGCTTAGATGAAGGGTGGGAACATTTCTCGTCATGCCATATCTTTAATATCTGGGGTTGCTCTCAGTTCAtgaaactttgagatggtttggcaCTAAATGCATTCGTACTATTCTCTAAAAAATGCATTCTTACTAGGAACTGCTTTTTTAAATCCAGGTTTTTGATCTTACTATTGTGAAGCCTTCTGACTTTGTGGAATATGCTCTGGCTTGTTTGGAACAACTTGCTGACTCTGGGGATCATAGCGCAAGGTTCGTTCGCGATAATTTGCGAGTCATGGTATGTACAAACCTTTGGTGGTAGTAGCTGCAAAGAATACAATATTATTGTGCATTCCTCCATGACCCAGTTGTTTAATGCATTTTAGGGAGCTTCATGAGTTAAATTTGCTGATACTAGTTTGACCATAAATAATAGTATAAAGTATCTAGAGTATCTAGAAAAAATCGTCAACAAGAAGTATGTTTTTTATGTTTCATATAACAGAAGTAGCCCTAGGGCCTAGAGTAGTCTACAAAAAGTTCCTTACATTCCCCCCAAAAAACATGGTTTCCTCCATGCCCTATTTAGAGTCTCATGAAATCTAGCCATGAGTTTTGTTTAGTTATTGttcatgcattgcattgcattgcaaaTGATGTTGTGATCCCCAGCAATGATCTGCATTTGAAAGTGCTTTTGGGTGtatttcatttcatttcattttctATTGAGGCCTGTAGGCTGAAATGAAATCCCAATTCTTAATGTTAGCCAATGTTCCTTGATATAAAAGAGAACTGTACTTTTGAGACATTTTGAACATGGACTCTGATAGATCGCTACCTCAGGGAAATGGGGTTGTAACTTCTAGATACTTATTATAGTCCATCTTTCCTAGGTTGCAGGAGGTGACGGAACAGTAGGTTGGGTGTTGGGATGTTTAGGACAACTATATGTTCAGAACAGGGGGCCTGTTCCTCCAGTTGCTGTCATACCACTTGGAACAGGAAATGATCTCTCCAGAAGTTTTGGTTGGGTAAGTGGATCTCGTTTTTCACTATACAgtcttataaaattaattatgataggGTTTTCATCACATAACAGTTATTTTCAGGGTGCTTCATTTTCTTTCTCATGGAAAGCATCTGCTAAACGATCTCTCTACAAGGCTATTTTTGGCTCAGTTTCTTGTTTAGACAGGTGACACTTGTTCATTGCATTCATTTGCAATTTAATGTTAAAATATATCTGTACCTTTTTTTAATATTGACATATCTTGTTTTGCACTGATTGAGTTTGATCTTGATATCACTGTAAGGAGGAATGTCCTTACAATTTACTCTCTCTGTTTtgaaatagatttttttttctcgaacgcaAGTGAGATGCGTAtcattatataaaaaaagaagaaaggagtAGAATCCCGAGTACACCACACCCACCCACACAAAGATATTGCCAAATAGATCTTTCATGCCTCTGCATGATATTCTCCAATACACTCCTTgtccattttcttttttagtaTATGTTGTTTAAATGTAAAAACTCTAATGAAATGACACACAGCTCTCCTCTGTGTTCGAGATTTTTTAAACAGTCACATGGAATAGTTTTTATGATAAATATACCAATTTAATTTCCATGTGAAAAATCTAATATCTGAGCTATATTTATTTGGCAATGAAGAGAGTTCCAATTCTAGCATATATAAATTGACATGGCTTACAGCTATACCAACTCTAATATATACCACAGTGCAATCAAAGGGTACAGACTCGGACAAGTCAACCATTTATTAAGCTCAATGGAAGTATATGCATGCAAATCTTATTGACGTATTTAGTTTTCTAAGCCTACACTATCAGGACCAAGAGCTGTGAAACGCTGTTGACTTTAGGCGGTGTTATTACTTTGGTGGTCGGTGGGTCATGGTTCGGGGATTAATCGACAGACCATGATTGCTATCCCAAGAGTTTTTACGCCCATGTTTCCAGAGggattttttttatagaaagaTGGCCAATTCTCCCCCCTACCAATTGTGTAGCTTCTCATTTGGCTTGCTCCTTGATGTTTGTTCTCACTGTTATTCTTGGCAAGTTGTTTATTCTTGCACCAACTATAGCCGCACAATTCATCTTTATGATCAAGTTCCTTCATCAGTAGGTAAGATCCATATGCCAGATCACTTCGAATGGCTCATATTATATTGGCGTTCTGCAGTTGGCATGTTGTTGTTTCCGTGCCTGAagatggagaagaagaaaaggaagaatTGGACCTCCCTCATTCACTTAGGCGTCTTGGACAGTGTACATTTTATGATGTAATGCATCTAGACTATCTCCTTGGGTTGTCACGGCCATGTCACTAATAGTGATAGAACTTTATCTTTCCTGCAGGATGGCACTGCTAAGGGAGAATTGCCTGAAACAGTGTCTTGCTTTGATGGTGTGTTCTATAATTACTTCAGCATAGGTATTTTCCCTTTTCACCCTTTAATTATTCAAGGACATACTTGTTAGGGTCTCCTTAATCTTTGGATTATCGTTTTTCTTAAAATTCATGGGTACAGTCATTATTATATTATAGGTCAAATAATCATTGTTCTGTTTGatcctttatgaaccttctCATGCTGGGTTGTACGAAGTCGAAGGATTTCAAGATACTTTCCTTTGTTAGTCCAGCTAAGAAATAAATAATCCACAGGTCACTTCTATTTTTTctagtttttatttttatatccaCAGGAGACCCTCTTTTGTGCTTTCTTGTTTTGGTTTACTAATAAAGGGTGGTCATAACACATTATCAATACTACCTTGGAGACGTGGAATAATCTTTTGAGAGTTTCTTTCCTGTTGCCCCATTAATTCATGTCCAGCATCAGAGAAAATGATGTATAAGACATTAGGACTTAAA carries:
- the LOC120711942 gene encoding diacylglycerol kinase 4-like, which encodes MSSLSSSAPSSTPSEREAPRSPPPPAPPLVGALIESLSFRGCGFGRAAASAFEKEDLRARAAFPRRLRAAVHAAMRARDPAAGSFALEDRDGDGSCNPWFDAAAHDSAPESPLVAFVNPRSGGRLGPVLKTRLQELIGEDQVFDLTIVKPSDFVEYALACLEQLADSGDHSARFVRDNLRVMVAGGDGTVGWVLGCLGQLYVQNRGPVPPVAVIPLGTGNDLSRSFGWGASFSFSWKASAKRSLYKAIFGSVSCLDSWHVVVSVPEDGEEEKEELDLPHSLRRLGQCTFYDDGTAKGELPETVSCFDGVFYNYFSIGMDAQVAYGFHQLRDEKPFLASGPLSNKLIYAGYTCKQGWFFTQCISDPELRGLRNIICLSIKRMDSSEWESIPVPSSVRAIVALNLHNYASGRNPWGNLKPEYLEKRGFVEAHSDDGLLEIFGLKQGWHASLVMVELISAKHIAQAAAIRIEIKGGQWRDAFMQMDGEPWKQPLSSEYSTFVDIKKMPYPSLIINGGDR
- the LOC120711941 gene encoding pentatricopeptide repeat-containing protein At5g66520-like, whose protein sequence is MAGVAGYVELLSRCGEARAIARIQGALVTSGRIRQSAELHDALIRALSRSARPHLAHPLYAHLLRAGLLPTPHTLPSLLKSIALSPAAPGAAALAVAVHAHAVKLGLERFRHVSNALILVHAGVLGRLDDGLLLLRTAAAVDAASFNTLISAYARAGRVADARKLFDEMPSRNAVSWSAIVNGYVQAGDGMEALEMFARMQAEGVCPDDTVLVGVLAACAQHGALEQGKWVHGYLKANGTMITVFLGTALVDMYSKCGEVQLAMDVFETMKDKNLLAWTSMIKGLAVHGRGSEALALFSQMESSGVRPDDIAFIGALSACTHAGLVNKGWELFDSMVMKYGIKPKIEHYGCMVDLLARNGLLEEAKEMIQKMPMKPDALIWGALMAGCRFHKNVELAEYVGKHWILLEPDKSGAYVLLANIYAASGRHNSAREIRNLMREKGIDKTPGCSTVEIKGIIHQFIVGDLSHPRIKDILTKWHEIDSRIRLEEGYIPDKKEVLVDIEEEEKEDALSRHSEKLAIAFALISTSDKMPIRIVKNLRVCHDCHHVTKLISKVYGREIIVRDRTRFHLFKDGSCSCKDYW